The Planococcus donghaensis genome contains a region encoding:
- a CDS encoding NUDIX hydrolase — translation METENLRIYDEHRVAQGVASRQVVHEKGYWHETFHCWVVSREKDRDMIYLQLRSNDKKDFPGLFDITAAGHLLADETVKDGVREVREELGLRVEFNELFPLGTIQDQLAIGNFVDNEHCHCFLYRKKDNYDETFELQKEEVAGMAKVDFRELAALIARENERIEVEGFLSTLEERQYFKKEISLTDLVPHSTGYLEKIIEQIEIALTGE, via the coding sequence ATGGAAACGGAAAACTTACGTATTTACGATGAACACCGAGTGGCACAAGGCGTAGCGAGTCGGCAGGTGGTACATGAAAAAGGTTACTGGCATGAAACTTTTCATTGTTGGGTGGTTAGTCGCGAGAAGGATAGAGATATGATTTATCTGCAGTTGCGCAGTAATGACAAAAAAGATTTTCCTGGTCTGTTTGATATTACAGCTGCAGGACATTTGTTAGCAGATGAAACAGTTAAAGACGGAGTTCGAGAAGTACGAGAAGAGCTTGGACTCAGAGTGGAGTTTAACGAACTCTTCCCTCTTGGTACCATTCAAGATCAACTAGCTATAGGAAATTTCGTCGACAATGAGCATTGCCATTGCTTTTTATATCGCAAAAAAGACAACTATGACGAAACGTTCGAGTTACAAAAAGAAGAAGTTGCGGGTATGGCAAAAGTTGATTTTAGAGAATTGGCGGCGTTAATTGCAAGAGAGAACGAGAGAATAGAAGTGGAAGGGTTTTTGTCAACGTTAGAAGAAAGACAATATTTTAAGAAAGAGATTAGCTTAACGGATTTGGTGCCGCACAGCACCGGCTATCTAGAAAAGATTATAGAGCAAATCGAAATCGCCTTAACCGGAGAATAA
- the flhB gene encoding flagellar biosynthesis protein FlhB codes for MVKRYPLDLQFFAGEKTEKATPQKRQESKRKGQVAKSPEVAAAMIIIGGIVLLNSMGGWMMDRILAIYRIHFTQYISWEITPATIRTLFEQMAMNAFLLMLPIMLVGMIFGFLGNFIQVGAIFTADPIMAKFERLDPIKGAKRIFALRALVELGKSLLKIAIIGGAAFGVLWVGKDELFTLSQKSIGYSFSFIGSLVFQMGLIAGLILLSLSVLDYIYQKYEFEKGIKMSKQDIKDEYKKAEGDPLIKSKIKDKQRQMSMNRMIQDLPSADVLITNPTHYAIAIKYDAETMEAPVIIAMGKDYLALKIKEKAKEFGIVTMENKPLARALYAQVEVGDVVPEELFLAVAEVLAYIYRLKGKVR; via the coding sequence AAACGTCAGGAATCTAAGCGGAAGGGCCAAGTAGCGAAAAGTCCGGAAGTCGCCGCTGCCATGATTATTATTGGTGGAATCGTATTGCTAAATTCAATGGGTGGCTGGATGATGGACCGGATTTTAGCTATTTACCGCATCCATTTTACGCAATATATTTCCTGGGAAATAACACCCGCGACGATTCGAACTTTGTTTGAACAAATGGCAATGAATGCATTTTTGTTAATGTTGCCTATCATGCTAGTTGGGATGATTTTTGGTTTTCTAGGGAACTTTATCCAAGTAGGCGCGATTTTCACGGCAGACCCCATTATGGCAAAGTTTGAACGGCTAGATCCGATAAAAGGGGCTAAGCGAATTTTCGCCCTTCGCGCTTTAGTCGAACTGGGAAAATCACTTTTGAAAATTGCCATCATCGGAGGTGCTGCATTCGGCGTACTCTGGGTTGGCAAAGATGAATTGTTTACGTTATCACAGAAAAGCATTGGTTATTCATTTTCCTTTATTGGCTCACTGGTTTTTCAAATGGGCTTGATTGCAGGGCTAATTTTGTTGAGTTTATCCGTCCTGGATTACATTTATCAAAAATACGAATTTGAAAAAGGCATTAAGATGTCAAAACAAGACATTAAAGATGAATACAAAAAAGCGGAAGGCGATCCGCTGATTAAATCCAAAATAAAAGACAAGCAACGTCAAATGAGTATGAACCGCATGATTCAAGATTTGCCAAGTGCCGATGTGTTAATCACCAACCCTACACATTACGCCATAGCGATTAAGTACGACGCCGAAACGATGGAGGCTCCGGTCATCATTGCAATGGGGAAAGATTACTTAGCGTTAAAGATTAAAGAAAAAGCAAAAGAATTTGGCATTGTGACGATGGAAAACAAACCTCTTGCACGAGCGCTTTATGCTCAAGTTGAAGTTGGAGACGTGGTGCCAGAAGAATTATTTCTGGCTGTGGCCGAGGTTTTAGCATATATTTACCGATTAAAAGGAAAAGTTCGATAA
- a CDS encoding PilZ domain-containing protein, which translates to MSDNRREFFRVSFNQALSGKVSVYGGSFLPIQIYDVSAGGLVFSSPLNLPIGESVSCSFELLEKDFLLEGSIVRKATGVDVVECGVEFSVSQGASSELFKQLNYYQIRQRKSLLDD; encoded by the coding sequence ATGTCGGATAATCGTCGAGAGTTTTTTCGAGTTAGTTTCAATCAAGCTTTAAGTGGAAAAGTTTCAGTGTACGGAGGCAGTTTTTTACCGATTCAAATTTATGATGTAAGTGCAGGGGGCCTAGTATTTTCTTCTCCTCTCAATCTCCCAATCGGAGAAAGCGTATCTTGTAGCTTTGAATTATTAGAGAAAGACTTTTTACTTGAAGGATCGATTGTACGAAAGGCAACAGGAGTAGATGTAGTGGAATGCGGAGTAGAATTTTCTGTGAGCCAAGGAGCATCTTCGGAATTATTCAAGCAACTAAACTACTATCAAATTCGTCAGCGAAAAAGTTTATTGGATGATTAA
- a CDS encoding DUF3899 domain-containing protein → MNFKLILLFISLSVSLVSPFLLYKQWTLVAWFDALFLIGLLLLMIYSVMVLVEGQFFTAFLKSTRNFFAKTNKKDQLIRESEKRSLESVSFRKEFPDRASFLQVGLLFCIGSLLISSAIYFLT, encoded by the coding sequence ATGAATTTCAAACTTATTTTATTATTTATTTCGTTGAGTGTTTCACTTGTTTCACCCTTCCTTCTATATAAGCAATGGACTCTCGTAGCTTGGTTTGACGCATTATTTTTGATTGGCCTATTATTATTAATGATTTATTCCGTGATGGTATTAGTCGAAGGACAGTTTTTTACAGCGTTTTTAAAAAGCACTCGAAACTTTTTTGCAAAAACAAATAAAAAAGATCAACTCATTCGAGAAAGTGAAAAACGTTCGTTAGAATCCGTAAGTTTCCGTAAAGAATTTCCTGATCGCGCATCTTTTCTACAAGTTGGCTTACTCTTTTGCATTGGGAGTTTATTGATCTCATCTGCTATCTATTTTTTAACTTAA
- the flhA gene encoding flagellar biosynthesis protein FlhA codes for MKFRDYAIMVAVIMIVVMMVIPLPPLLLDVLIMINISLALTILLVAMNTKEPLQFSIFPTLLLLTTLFRLGLNVSTTRSILTNQTGGQVIETFGSFVVGGSAIIGILVFLILVIIQFLVITKGSERVAEVAARFTLDSMPGKQMSIDADLGAGMISDQEAKHRREKVGSEADFYGAMDGASKFVKGDAIAGIIITIINIIGGLLIGVMVHGLPFGEAAQLFALLSIGDGLVSQIPALLISTAMGIVVTRAVSDGNLGSDITKQLFAYPKMLYIVAGTLMMFAVFTPISPMLVGPIAAVIAYGAFQMQRTLTSEEKQEVEIGKDDKEIEGMKSPESVIDLLHVDAIEFEFGYGLIPIADKNQGGDLLDRVIMIRRQCAMELGIVVPVIRIRDNIQLQPNEYVIKIKGNRVASGEIMLDHYLAMSPGVDDESVEGIETVEPAFGMPALWVDEDMKEEAEMAGYAIVDPPSVVSTHLTEVIKRHAHELIGRQEVKSLIENMRETAPAVVEELVPNLMTIGEVQKVLMKLLKEKVSIRNLLAILETLADYSSQTKDTDLLTEYVRQALSRQITLQYATPKEPLQVITAGASLEKKFADSVHRTEQGNFLSIDPESSQTIFQRITEQAAQLQQSGVQPILLTSPAIRIYMRQFVERFAPDLPILSYNELEPEIEIQSVGVVNIS; via the coding sequence GTGAAATTCAGAGATTATGCCATCATGGTAGCCGTTATCATGATTGTGGTGATGATGGTCATCCCTCTTCCGCCGCTCTTGTTAGATGTATTAATCATGATCAATATCAGTCTTGCCTTAACCATTCTATTGGTGGCAATGAATACAAAAGAACCGCTGCAATTTTCTATTTTTCCTACATTACTATTATTAACAACGTTGTTTCGATTAGGATTAAACGTTTCAACGACTCGTTCGATTTTAACCAATCAAACAGGTGGGCAAGTGATTGAGACATTTGGTTCATTCGTGGTCGGGGGAAGCGCCATTATTGGTATTTTGGTCTTCCTAATCTTAGTGATTATCCAGTTTCTTGTTATCACAAAAGGGTCTGAGCGAGTAGCCGAAGTTGCTGCACGTTTTACGCTTGACTCGATGCCAGGTAAACAAATGAGTATTGACGCTGATCTTGGTGCGGGTATGATTTCGGACCAAGAAGCCAAACACCGTCGTGAAAAAGTCGGCTCAGAAGCGGATTTCTACGGGGCTATGGACGGTGCCAGTAAATTTGTTAAAGGAGATGCCATTGCCGGTATCATTATTACCATCATCAATATTATTGGTGGTCTATTAATTGGTGTCATGGTCCATGGTTTGCCGTTTGGAGAAGCTGCTCAGCTGTTTGCACTGTTATCTATTGGAGATGGTTTGGTTTCACAAATTCCTGCGCTCTTGATTTCAACAGCGATGGGTATTGTTGTGACACGTGCCGTATCCGACGGTAATTTAGGTTCAGATATTACGAAGCAACTTTTTGCGTATCCAAAGATGTTGTACATTGTTGCCGGAACGTTAATGATGTTTGCAGTCTTTACGCCGATTAGCCCGATGTTAGTAGGTCCGATTGCGGCCGTTATTGCTTATGGCGCATTCCAAATGCAACGAACATTAACGTCTGAAGAAAAACAGGAAGTTGAAATAGGCAAAGACGATAAAGAAATAGAGGGCATGAAAAGTCCTGAAAGTGTCATCGACTTGTTGCACGTAGATGCCATTGAATTTGAATTTGGTTACGGCCTTATCCCGATTGCCGATAAAAATCAAGGAGGCGATTTGCTCGATCGTGTCATTATGATTCGTCGTCAATGTGCGATGGAGTTAGGCATAGTTGTTCCAGTTATTCGAATACGTGACAATATCCAATTGCAACCAAACGAATATGTGATTAAGATCAAAGGCAACCGTGTGGCATCAGGCGAAATCATGCTGGATCATTATTTAGCGATGAGCCCGGGTGTTGACGATGAATCAGTAGAAGGCATTGAAACGGTTGAACCCGCCTTTGGCATGCCCGCCTTATGGGTAGATGAAGACATGAAAGAAGAAGCAGAAATGGCGGGCTACGCCATTGTCGATCCACCGTCTGTTGTGTCGACTCATTTAACCGAAGTGATCAAACGTCATGCCCATGAATTGATCGGCAGACAAGAAGTGAAATCACTCATTGAAAACATGCGTGAAACGGCACCAGCAGTAGTCGAAGAATTGGTGCCAAACTTAATGACTATTGGTGAAGTTCAAAAAGTGCTGATGAAATTATTAAAAGAAAAAGTATCGATTCGCAATTTGTTGGCAATTTTAGAAACACTAGCCGATTATTCCTCGCAGACAAAAGACACTGATTTATTGACTGAGTATGTTCGCCAAGCTTTATCTCGACAAATCACTTTGCAATACGCAACACCAAAAGAACCGCTGCAAGTCATCACAGCAGGAGCAAGTCTTGAAAAGAAATTCGCTGATTCGGTGCACCGGACAGAGCAAGGTAATTTCTTGTCTATTGACCCGGAATCTTCCCAGACGATTTTTCAGAGAATCACAGAACAAGCAGCGCAGCTTCAGCAAAGCGGCGTTCAACCCATTTTACTGACGTCTCCTGCCATTCGCATTTACATGAGACAATTTGTTGAACGTTTTGCACCGGACCTGCCCATCTTGTCCTATAATGAATTAGAACCGGAAATCGAAATTCAAAGTGTTGGAGTGGTGAACATCTCATGA
- a CDS encoding YaaR family protein, with protein MRIDSQTTISNDRVSKQLTNSKTNTPFASAMNKSQSKLHHDSLNRLMEHVDKQGQKLANQRTFENLVSYKQAVKKFVSESVQYGLHLSDEQSFTSDGSIKPQQIVKIIDKKLIEIQDQILDNEKEGIGTLDLVGEIKGLLINLYM; from the coding sequence TTGCGTATTGATAGCCAAACGACTATTTCAAACGACAGGGTTTCTAAACAATTAACCAATAGCAAAACGAATACTCCTTTTGCCTCTGCTATGAACAAGTCTCAGTCAAAATTACATCACGACTCGTTAAATCGTTTAATGGAACATGTAGATAAACAAGGCCAAAAGCTAGCAAATCAGCGAACCTTTGAAAACTTGGTTAGTTATAAACAAGCAGTAAAGAAATTTGTTAGTGAATCGGTTCAATATGGTCTGCATCTATCAGATGAACAAAGCTTTACTTCAGACGGTAGTATAAAGCCCCAACAAATTGTAAAAATTATCGATAAAAAACTAATTGAAATCCAAGACCAAATATTGGATAATGAAAAAGAAGGTATCGGTACTTTAGATCTAGTTGGTGAAATCAAAGGGTTGCTCATTAACTTATACATGTGA
- the flhF gene encoding flagellar biosynthesis protein FlhF, which produces MRLKTYIVSTMAEAIPMIKRDLGEDALILNTKKIKTGGFLGLFKKNKLEVTAAIDPGAAKKRKQIEELEAEPPAASHVQQDASADLINELKNIKQFMVHQINQENLPKELQVVRERLTQQEVVVDVQEKLIEKLMTRDESETAPAMENTWQVAREKLISMIVENQTQLATENPRITCFIGPTGVGKTTTIAKIAASHTLNSDKKVGLITADTYRIAAVEQLKTYGGILNIPVQVIESAADLTKAIEDFEDCDIILIDTAGRNYQQTEYVEELKNLLPADSNVQVHLVLSLTAKYEDMKRIIDNFQSISPNELLLTKKDETGSSGAILNLICHYDIPIRYIANGQNVPDDLLALTPELVADFVMGEENHA; this is translated from the coding sequence ATGAGATTAAAAACATATATCGTCAGCACAATGGCTGAAGCAATTCCAATGATCAAACGGGATTTGGGTGAAGACGCGTTAATACTAAATACGAAAAAGATCAAAACGGGTGGATTTCTAGGGCTTTTCAAAAAAAACAAGCTAGAAGTTACGGCTGCTATCGATCCAGGAGCAGCTAAAAAACGCAAACAAATCGAAGAATTAGAAGCGGAACCCCCAGCAGCTTCACATGTGCAGCAAGATGCCTCAGCTGACTTGATCAATGAACTAAAAAACATTAAGCAGTTTATGGTGCACCAAATCAATCAAGAAAATCTTCCGAAAGAATTACAAGTAGTGAGAGAGCGATTAACACAACAAGAAGTTGTCGTTGATGTTCAAGAAAAATTAATTGAAAAGTTAATGACAAGAGACGAGTCAGAGACAGCACCTGCTATGGAGAATACGTGGCAAGTAGCTCGCGAAAAGCTAATCAGCATGATCGTAGAAAACCAAACCCAACTTGCTACTGAAAACCCAAGAATTACGTGTTTTATTGGGCCGACCGGTGTTGGGAAAACGACGACAATTGCTAAAATTGCAGCGAGTCATACATTAAATAGTGATAAAAAAGTAGGATTGATAACAGCTGATACGTACCGTATCGCGGCTGTTGAGCAATTGAAAACTTACGGTGGCATTTTGAATATTCCAGTCCAAGTGATTGAATCGGCAGCGGATTTAACAAAAGCAATTGAGGATTTTGAGGATTGTGACATTATTTTAATTGATACTGCAGGACGCAATTATCAACAAACGGAATATGTCGAAGAGTTAAAGAATTTGTTGCCGGCTGACAGCAATGTGCAAGTGCATTTAGTGCTGAGCCTCACCGCTAAGTACGAAGACATGAAAAGAATTATAGACAACTTCCAATCGATTTCGCCGAATGAGTTGCTACTAACTAAAAAAGATGAAACAGGCTCTTCAGGAGCCATATTGAACTTGATTTGTCATTACGATATTCCAATCCGTTATATTGCAAATGGACAAAATGTGCCAGATGATTTATTGGCACTCACTCCTGAATTGGTAGCGGATTTTGTCATGGGGGAAGAAAATCATGCTTGA
- a CDS encoding ABC transporter permease: protein MTRYLLQRIGFMLITLFIIVTATFFLMQLLPGTPFTNPEKLTDSQLAILNAKYGLDQPVAMQYIQYIGNLLQGDLGYSFQHEGRTVTSMISDRIGPSAFIGLQALVFGAVVGLLLGIVSALKHNSILDYGSVTLAVLGMSIPSFVFAALLQYYVGVKLGWLPVALWEGYSSTLLPSIALSVTVTATVARFIRSEMLEVIGQDYIITARAKGLKENQVMVKHVIRNALIPVVTMLGPLAVSIMTGTLVIEKIFAVPGLGEQFTLSILVLDYSVIMGITIFYSALFIFVVFVVDIIYSLLDPRINYKGGAA from the coding sequence ATGACACGTTATTTACTGCAGCGAATTGGCTTTATGCTTATTACGCTTTTCATTATTGTCACAGCGACGTTTTTCTTAATGCAGCTCTTACCAGGAACACCGTTTACTAATCCAGAAAAATTAACGGATAGCCAATTAGCGATTTTAAATGCTAAATATGGACTGGACCAACCTGTTGCTATGCAATACATACAGTACATTGGGAACTTGCTTCAAGGGGATTTGGGGTATTCGTTCCAACATGAAGGACGGACGGTTACAAGTATGATTAGCGACCGGATTGGACCTTCTGCATTTATCGGCCTCCAAGCTTTAGTGTTTGGTGCTGTTGTTGGATTGTTACTCGGAATTGTTTCAGCTTTAAAACATAACTCGATTTTGGATTATGGTTCCGTAACCTTGGCTGTATTGGGAATGTCGATTCCGTCATTCGTCTTTGCGGCGTTATTGCAATATTACGTTGGCGTTAAATTGGGTTGGCTGCCTGTTGCTTTATGGGAAGGTTACTCCAGTACGCTGTTACCATCCATCGCTTTGTCCGTGACGGTCACAGCGACTGTTGCCAGGTTTATCCGCAGTGAGATGCTTGAAGTAATCGGACAAGATTATATCATCACAGCGAGAGCAAAAGGATTAAAAGAAAACCAAGTAATGGTCAAACACGTAATCCGCAATGCGCTAATTCCGGTTGTGACGATGTTAGGGCCACTGGCGGTTTCAATCATGACAGGTACGTTAGTGATCGAAAAGATATTCGCCGTACCAGGACTAGGTGAACAATTCACGTTATCGATTCTTGTGCTCGACTACAGCGTAATTATGGGAATCACCATCTTTTATAGTGCGTTGTTTATTTTTGTGGTCTTTGTTGTAGATATCATTTACAGCTTATTGGATCCACGTATTAACTATAAGGGGGGAGCGGCATGA
- a CDS encoding MinD/ParA family protein, which translates to MLDQVSQLREKMLKKKSGVLDLKPIKKTRVLAVTSGKGGVGKTNFALNFGLSLVEQNKKVLIFDVDLGFANIDVLLGQMPRETIATMIEKDLTVYDIIEEGPNGLLFISGGNGFNELFRMDDLKLKKFFQELGTLQGQVDYIILDTGAGLSYENLRYILAADDVILVTTPEPTSITDAYSIVKMVHGKDPNVHMKLVVNQCVSLKEGQRTAANFKQAAEQFLGKEIGTLGSIPNDSHIPEAVKKQQPLMLAYPSSESAIAIRQMTGEFLQLRMPYKLGLKGFIMKMLFK; encoded by the coding sequence ATGCTTGACCAAGTGAGCCAGTTAAGAGAAAAAATGTTGAAGAAGAAGTCTGGAGTCCTTGATTTAAAGCCCATAAAGAAAACTAGAGTATTAGCCGTTACGAGTGGCAAAGGCGGAGTGGGGAAAACCAATTTCGCGTTAAACTTTGGTTTAAGTCTCGTCGAACAAAATAAAAAAGTCTTGATTTTTGATGTGGATCTTGGCTTTGCCAATATTGATGTGTTGCTCGGGCAAATGCCACGGGAAACGATTGCTACCATGATTGAAAAAGATTTAACGGTTTACGACATTATTGAAGAAGGTCCGAATGGCTTACTGTTTATTTCAGGCGGGAACGGCTTTAATGAGTTGTTTCGAATGGATGATTTGAAACTTAAGAAGTTTTTCCAAGAATTAGGGACGCTTCAAGGTCAAGTTGACTACATCATATTGGATACAGGTGCCGGATTGTCTTATGAGAATCTTCGATATATTTTGGCTGCAGATGATGTGATTTTAGTAACCACTCCCGAGCCAACTTCGATTACCGATGCGTATTCGATTGTAAAAATGGTCCATGGAAAAGATCCCAACGTTCACATGAAGCTAGTGGTAAATCAATGCGTTAGTTTGAAAGAAGGACAGCGAACAGCTGCCAATTTCAAGCAAGCAGCTGAGCAGTTTTTAGGGAAAGAAATTGGAACGTTAGGATCTATTCCTAACGACTCCCATATTCCAGAAGCGGTGAAAAAGCAGCAACCGCTTATGTTGGCCTACCCATCTAGTGAATCGGCAATAGCCATTCGCCAAATGACTGGAGAATTTCTACAACTTCGGATGCCTTATAAATTAGGCCTGAAAGGGTTTATCATGAAAATGTTATTTAAATAA
- a CDS encoding FliA/WhiG family RNA polymerase sigma factor yields MLNHKLSKEELVCWSDWQQHRDPDAGEYLVEQYLPLVDYVIQRFMISLPKTVEKDDVRSYAYEGLLDALSKFNIERDLKFETYASWRIKGAIIDGLRQSDWLPRSVRDKVKKIEKAFLLLEQQSSASVSDEEVSSYLGITKAELNKTVSEAALSTMISMDDENFEEQGKLVNYHVASPERHLSEQIMKESLVRAIERLPEKEKITVSLCYFEEMKLTEIAEILNVSVSRVSQLHSKAMLRLHASVLSVHDNY; encoded by the coding sequence ATGCTGAATCATAAATTATCAAAAGAAGAGCTTGTTTGTTGGAGTGACTGGCAACAACACCGTGACCCAGATGCTGGTGAATACCTAGTGGAACAGTATCTTCCTTTGGTCGATTACGTGATTCAACGATTCATGATCAGTTTGCCCAAGACTGTCGAAAAAGATGACGTTCGCAGTTATGCTTATGAGGGATTGCTCGATGCTCTCAGCAAATTCAACATTGAGAGAGATTTGAAATTTGAAACTTATGCTTCTTGGCGTATTAAAGGAGCCATCATTGACGGGCTTCGTCAAAGTGACTGGCTACCGAGGTCCGTTAGAGACAAAGTAAAAAAAATTGAAAAAGCCTTTCTGTTATTAGAGCAACAAAGCAGTGCTTCAGTTTCTGATGAGGAAGTCAGCTCTTATTTAGGGATTACAAAAGCAGAACTCAATAAAACAGTTTCTGAAGCGGCTTTATCAACAATGATATCAATGGACGACGAGAATTTTGAAGAACAAGGAAAGCTGGTAAATTACCACGTGGCTTCACCAGAGCGTCATTTATCAGAACAAATAATGAAAGAATCATTGGTCCGTGCGATTGAACGCCTGCCAGAAAAAGAAAAAATTACAGTGTCCTTGTGTTATTTTGAAGAAATGAAGTTAACGGAAATCGCCGAAATTCTAAACGTTAGCGTCTCGAGAGTATCTCAACTTCACTCAAAAGCGATGCTCCGATTACACGCTTCAGTTTTATCTGTACATGACAATTACTAA
- a CDS encoding peptide ABC transporter substrate-binding protein codes for MWRERKTQIFMIMIAFVLFLAGCNFNSSDSSNEESGGSEGEAGQVLNISTAADIPTLDSTKAHDGIAFTVLNNVNEGLYRQDENHEPIEALVTDHTENEDKTVHTFTLRDSNWSNGEPVTAQDFEFAWKRVMKDASPYSFMFVTAGIKNAEAIMNEEMDAEDLGVKALDEKTLEVTLEAANPLFQSLMTFPTFLPQNQKFVEEQGDQYALEAENILFNGPFTLVDWTHEQGWNYEKNEDYWDADAVKLDAINAYVVKDPAAGINLYETNKVDRVVLSSEAVDQNKGDENFETILEPEIFFLRFNHNHPVLGNKNIRKAVNMAIDKESLTEVILKDGSTALNGVVPKGFFQSPAGEDFRDLNGDFNTGTVEEAQKLWEEGLKETGATDVAVSINIADSEDHKKVAEYIQAQLEDNLPGFKLNIKAVPFAQRLEIEKAIEYDLSLSSWGPDYSDPMTYLDMWLEGGSANRMDYSNEKIQELVASARTETDAEKRYQMLLEIEKVLLEEDAAIAPLYQGGTAVLMRSKIKNLLVHPTGASFSYKWVTIEE; via the coding sequence ATGTGGAGAGAAAGAAAAACACAAATTTTCATGATCATGATTGCATTTGTTTTATTCTTAGCAGGCTGTAACTTTAATTCTTCAGACAGTTCGAATGAAGAAAGTGGCGGCTCAGAAGGGGAAGCTGGACAAGTATTAAACATCTCAACTGCAGCAGATATCCCTACGTTAGATTCTACAAAAGCACATGACGGCATCGCCTTTACGGTATTGAATAACGTCAACGAAGGTCTTTACCGCCAAGACGAAAACCATGAACCAATTGAAGCTTTAGTAACAGACCATACAGAAAATGAAGACAAAACTGTTCATACGTTTACATTGCGCGATTCAAACTGGAGTAATGGAGAACCGGTTACTGCACAAGATTTCGAATTCGCTTGGAAACGTGTAATGAAAGATGCAAGCCCATATAGCTTTATGTTTGTTACAGCAGGCATTAAAAACGCTGAAGCGATCATGAACGAAGAAATGGACGCAGAAGATTTAGGGGTTAAAGCACTTGATGAAAAAACGTTGGAAGTTACATTGGAAGCAGCTAACCCATTGTTCCAATCATTAATGACGTTCCCAACCTTCTTGCCTCAAAACCAGAAGTTTGTTGAAGAGCAAGGTGATCAATATGCATTAGAAGCAGAAAACATCCTATTCAACGGACCATTCACATTAGTAGACTGGACGCATGAGCAAGGTTGGAACTACGAAAAGAACGAAGACTACTGGGATGCAGATGCAGTTAAGTTAGACGCGATTAATGCATATGTAGTAAAAGACCCGGCAGCAGGTATCAACTTATACGAAACAAACAAAGTGGACCGCGTCGTATTAAGTTCAGAAGCAGTTGATCAAAACAAAGGCGACGAAAACTTTGAAACAATTTTAGAGCCGGAAATCTTTTTCCTACGCTTTAATCACAACCATCCGGTACTAGGTAATAAAAACATCCGTAAAGCCGTTAACATGGCAATCGACAAAGAAAGTTTAACAGAAGTTATTTTGAAAGACGGTTCTACAGCTTTAAACGGTGTGGTTCCAAAAGGATTCTTCCAATCGCCAGCAGGTGAAGATTTCCGCGACTTAAACGGAGATTTCAACACAGGCACAGTAGAAGAAGCACAGAAACTGTGGGAAGAAGGGCTTAAAGAAACTGGTGCAACAGATGTAGCGGTTTCGATTAACATTGCAGACTCAGAAGACCACAAAAAAGTGGCTGAGTATATTCAAGCACAATTGGAAGACAACCTTCCTGGATTTAAATTGAATATTAAAGCTGTACCATTTGCGCAACGTTTAGAAATCGAAAAAGCGATTGAATACGATTTGTCTCTATCTTCATGGGGACCAGATTACAGCGATCCAATGACTTACTTGGATATGTGGTTAGAAGGCGGATCTGCTAACCGTATGGATTATTCAAATGAAAAAATTCAAGAATTGGTTGCATCAGCAAGAACGGAAACGGATGCTGAGAAACGTTACCAAATGTTGTTGGAGATTGAAAAAGTCTTGCTAGAAGAAGATGCAGCAATCGCACCTCTTTACCAAGGTGGAACAGCTGTATTGATGAGAAGCAAAATTAAAAATCTATTAGTGCACCCAACAGGCGCTTCATTCTCGTACAAATGGGTGACGATCGAAGAATAA
- a CDS encoding DUF6115 domain-containing protein encodes MTMEYLLIAGSIFLLLLNLLLMLTVKSKRNDEGSDGVYESMANFVTQLEEENNELYDKLITYIKNSEMQLSERIKQLEKKDVSTFLEQAMPYETSIEIEKIMQLSKQGFSSKQIAKVLQIDYGKVDLIVHMNSMKRSNYKGNGVL; translated from the coding sequence ATGACAATGGAATATTTATTAATTGCGGGGAGTATTTTTCTGTTGTTGCTAAATCTCTTGTTGATGCTGACAGTCAAAAGTAAGAGAAACGATGAAGGCTCAGATGGAGTCTATGAAAGTATGGCCAATTTTGTAACGCAACTCGAAGAAGAAAACAATGAACTTTACGATAAATTAATCACCTATATAAAAAATAGTGAAATGCAACTATCAGAACGAATTAAGCAATTGGAAAAAAAAGATGTTTCAACGTTTCTTGAGCAAGCTATGCCTTATGAAACGTCTATAGAAATAGAAAAGATTATGCAGCTTTCTAAACAAGGGTTTTCTTCTAAGCAAATTGCTAAAGTGCTGCAAATCGATTATGGCAAAGTAGATCTTATTGTTCATATGAATAGCATGAAGCGAAGCAATTACAAAGGGAATGGAGTGTTGTAA